In Hydrogenobacter sp., one genomic interval encodes:
- a CDS encoding Do family serine endopeptidase, with amino-acid sequence MRRLKMLFLSSLVLASFLLFTGCKAQKVQAQMERSDSTPLVKSDLLSEFQNELTQIVDKVSPSVVTIFATQEVQMQNPFGEEFPFPFPFQMPPQERRSLGSGVIIDYKSDKFYILTNNHVVQNAKAIKVRFDEHTEKRGRIVGTDPKTDIAVVEVDAKGISDPQQRVARLGDSDKLKVGQLVIAIGNPYGLERTVTMGVISALKRSIGVTQYESFIQTDAPINPGNSGGPLVNIRGEVIGINTAIVAEGQGLGFAIPINLAKWVADQLIAKGKVTRGWLGVVIQEVTPDMAETLGVKEGVIIAQVMPSSPAEKAGLKVGDVVIAINDEKVSSVRDLQLKVMKTPPGKEITLTIVRNGKEEKIRVKVEAMPEEVKISQAGPEAQDIGLVLRDMTPDEERRAGVKGVYVSGVVPGSLAYQSGIRPGDIIISVNNRAVGTKSELMQAIDSARRLGRDKVLLLIRRGDTNLYIVLNLR; translated from the coding sequence ATGAGGAGGTTAAAAATGCTCTTCCTTTCATCCTTAGTTTTGGCATCCTTTCTTCTTTTCACCGGCTGTAAAGCTCAGAAGGTTCAGGCACAAATGGAGCGCTCAGACAGCACGCCCTTGGTGAAAAGTGACCTACTTTCTGAGTTTCAAAACGAACTTACTCAAATAGTGGACAAGGTCTCGCCTTCCGTAGTTACCATCTTTGCAACTCAGGAAGTTCAGATGCAGAATCCCTTTGGTGAAGAGTTCCCTTTTCCTTTCCCTTTCCAGATGCCTCCCCAAGAAAGGAGGTCTTTAGGCTCAGGTGTCATTATAGATTATAAAAGCGATAAGTTTTACATACTAACCAACAATCATGTGGTGCAGAACGCGAAAGCTATAAAGGTGAGATTTGATGAACACACAGAAAAGAGGGGTAGGATAGTTGGGACGGATCCAAAAACGGACATAGCGGTTGTGGAAGTTGACGCAAAGGGTATAAGCGATCCACAGCAAAGGGTAGCAAGGCTTGGAGATTCTGACAAATTAAAAGTTGGACAGCTCGTTATAGCCATAGGCAATCCTTATGGGCTTGAGAGGACGGTAACTATGGGTGTAATATCGGCTCTAAAAAGATCCATAGGTGTTACGCAGTATGAAAGCTTTATTCAAACGGATGCACCCATAAACCCTGGAAACTCCGGCGGACCTCTTGTGAACATAAGAGGTGAGGTGATAGGTATAAATACCGCTATAGTGGCTGAGGGTCAAGGACTTGGCTTTGCCATACCTATAAACTTAGCCAAATGGGTAGCCGATCAACTCATAGCCAAAGGCAAAGTCACGAGGGGCTGGCTTGGGGTAGTTATACAGGAAGTAACACCTGATATGGCAGAAACCCTGGGAGTAAAAGAAGGTGTAATAATAGCTCAGGTCATGCCTTCAAGCCCAGCCGAGAAGGCAGGACTGAAAGTTGGGGATGTCGTCATAGCTATAAATGATGAGAAGGTGAGTAGCGTAAGAGATCTTCAGCTTAAGGTGATGAAAACACCCCCGGGTAAAGAAATAACACTGACAATAGTAAGAAACGGAAAAGAGGAGAAGATAAGAGTTAAGGTAGAAGCCATGCCTGAAGAAGTTAAGATATCTCAGGCAGGACCGGAAGCTCAGGATATAGGATTAGTGCTTAGGGATATGACTCCAGATGAAGAAAGACGTGCAGGCGTGAAGGGTGTATATGTAAGCGGAGTTGTGCCAGGAAGTCTCGCTTATCAGAGTGGAATAAGACCGGGAGATATAATAATCAGTGTCAACAACAGAGCTGTTGGAACAAAATCTGAACTTATGCAAGCTATAGACAGTGCGAGAAGGTTGGGAAGAGATAAAGTGCTTCTTCTCATAAGAAGGGGAGATACAAACCTTTATATTGTGTTAAATCTGAGGTAA
- the prfA gene encoding peptide chain release factor 1: MLPAELEKKLQALERRYEEIQNKLSSHEIIQDRSQFAKLSKELKDIGEVVEAYRKYKKIQKDIAGAKELLKSGEFEELAKEEIRRLEKEAQQAERKLRILMLPKDERDTKNVILEIRAGVGGEEAALFVADLLNMYQKYAEEKGWKFSILSANRTGLGGFKEVIALIEGQGAYSRLKYESGVHRVQRIPRTESGGRIHTSTATVAVLPEVDETELEINPQDLKIETFRASGAGGQYVNTTETAVRVTHIPTGISVACQDERSQFQNKQKALKILYARLKDYYERQKEEEIAKERKMQVGTGERSEKIRTYNFPQGRVTDHRINLTLYRLQDILEGKLDWIIQALIEHDIDEKLKAQV; this comes from the coding sequence ATGCTCCCTGCGGAGTTAGAAAAGAAGCTACAGGCTTTAGAAAGAAGATACGAAGAAATACAAAATAAGCTGAGTTCTCACGAGATTATACAGGATAGGTCGCAGTTTGCTAAGCTTAGCAAGGAGCTTAAGGATATTGGTGAAGTTGTGGAAGCATACAGAAAGTATAAGAAGATACAAAAAGACATAGCTGGAGCTAAAGAACTCCTAAAGTCTGGTGAATTTGAAGAGCTTGCCAAAGAAGAGATAAGGAGGCTTGAAAAGGAAGCACAGCAAGCAGAAAGGAAGCTTAGGATACTTATGCTACCTAAGGACGAGAGGGATACAAAAAACGTGATCCTTGAAATAAGGGCGGGGGTAGGTGGCGAAGAAGCTGCCCTTTTCGTAGCCGACCTTTTGAATATGTACCAAAAATATGCGGAGGAAAAGGGTTGGAAATTTAGCATACTTAGCGCTAACAGGACCGGTTTAGGAGGATTTAAGGAAGTTATAGCGCTGATAGAAGGACAAGGAGCTTATTCAAGGCTCAAGTACGAAAGCGGTGTACACAGGGTACAGAGAATTCCGCGCACCGAATCGGGTGGAAGAATACACACATCTACAGCAACGGTGGCTGTCCTTCCGGAGGTGGACGAGACGGAACTTGAGATAAATCCGCAGGATCTCAAAATAGAAACCTTCAGGGCAAGTGGTGCAGGTGGGCAGTACGTAAACACTACTGAAACTGCTGTAAGAGTTACTCATATACCTACCGGTATAAGTGTTGCTTGTCAGGACGAAAGATCTCAGTTCCAGAATAAGCAAAAGGCTCTCAAAATACTTTACGCGAGGTTAAAGGATTATTATGAGAGGCAAAAAGAGGAGGAAATAGCTAAGGAGAGAAAGATGCAGGTAGGTACCGGTGAAAGAAGCGAGAAGATAAGGACATATAACTTTCCTCAAGGCAGGGTAACGGATCACAGGATAAATCTCACCCTCTACAGACTTCAGGACATACTTGAGGGAAAGCTGGACTGGATCATACAGGCACTTATAGAACATGATATAGATGAAAAACTCAAAGCTCAAGTTTGA
- a CDS encoding alpha/beta fold hydrolase, producing the protein MRLFCLHGWGFSSKVFEGLDCFSLDLPAHGRSNLIYRDLESLAKDIAMRIPSENVLLGWSMGGSLAILTALRFPNKVKGLILIGTTPCFGTSWNEKNIRAFLLRLRKEGHSFVKHFRKMAHWQDFEDSIELSTAYKMLEDYINLDLTYLLPYIRQRTVILQGEEDKIVPFKSGLALYNLIKGSKFITFTGGHFPRGYEYLIPKILKSF; encoded by the coding sequence TCTTCACGGCTGGGGTTTTTCTTCAAAGGTCTTTGAGGGTTTGGACTGTTTTAGCCTTGATCTTCCAGCTCATGGAAGGTCTAATTTGATTTACAGGGATCTTGAGAGCCTTGCTAAGGATATAGCGATGAGGATACCTTCCGAAAATGTTCTCCTCGGATGGTCTATGGGTGGTAGTTTAGCTATACTTACCGCATTGCGATTTCCCAATAAGGTAAAAGGGCTTATTCTTATAGGTACTACGCCTTGTTTTGGAACATCTTGGAATGAGAAAAATATAAGGGCTTTCCTTTTGAGACTCAGAAAAGAAGGTCACAGTTTCGTGAAACATTTCAGAAAGATGGCTCATTGGCAGGATTTTGAGGATAGTATTGAACTGAGTACCGCTTATAAGATGCTTGAAGATTACATAAACCTTGACCTAACGTATCTTCTGCCTTATATCAGGCAAAGGACGGTAATACTGCAAGGTGAAGAAGATAAGATAGTACCTTTTAAGTCTGGATTGGCACTTTACAACCTGATAAAGGGATCTAAATTTATTACATTCACAGGAGGTCACTTTCCGAGAGGATATGAGTATCTTATCCCTAAAATTCTCAAGAGCTTTTAA
- a CDS encoding methyltransferase domain-containing protein, whose amino-acid sequence MSILSLKFSRAFKTYDDWALPQKTSADVLVSMRTDCGLALDVGCGTGFASRGLKNVIGIDISKGMANIYKERFGKVILGKAEALPFKDRKFDLVISNFSLHWTDIRRSIPEALRVSKKQVLLALPVEGSLREFGFPFPREGEIINLLKDVKVLDRFILDIEVPFRGWDLIRFFHYTGTSFNPLKGGVIMSKKRLEDMISRIDTPYFSVLFLSCEVKV is encoded by the coding sequence ATGAGTATCTTATCCCTAAAATTCTCAAGAGCTTTTAAAACATATGACGATTGGGCCTTACCCCAAAAAACAAGCGCAGACGTACTTGTGAGTATGAGAACGGATTGTGGACTTGCCCTTGATGTGGGATGCGGTACTGGATTTGCAAGTAGAGGATTAAAAAACGTTATAGGTATAGACATATCAAAAGGCATGGCAAATATATATAAGGAGCGTTTTGGCAAGGTGATTCTTGGGAAGGCTGAGGCGCTACCCTTCAAGGACAGAAAGTTTGATCTTGTAATAAGCAACTTCTCCCTTCATTGGACAGATATAAGAAGAAGTATACCCGAAGCATTAAGAGTCTCTAAAAAGCAGGTATTACTTGCTTTGCCGGTGGAGGGAAGTCTAAGAGAGTTTGGCTTTCCCTTCCCACGTGAGGGCGAGATCATCAACCTTTTGAAGGATGTTAAGGTTCTGGATCGCTTCATCTTAGATATTGAAGTACCTTTTAGAGGCTGGGACCTTATCAGATTCTTCCACTATACGGGGACATCCTTTAACCCTTTAAAAGGGGGTGTTATAATGTCAAAAAAGAGGTTGGAGGATATGATATCACGTATTGACACACCGTATTTTAGTGTGTTATTCTTGTCCTGTGAGGTAAAAGTATGA
- the rpmE gene encoding 50S ribosomal protein L31 has product MKKGIHPELKTTTFVCGCGNTFTLLSTKGGTVYLEACNMCHPFYTGKLRIKPFYLELVGSAKEG; this is encoded by the coding sequence ATGAAAAAGGGAATTCATCCTGAGCTTAAAACTACAACCTTCGTGTGTGGATGCGGAAACACCTTTACTCTGCTTTCCACTAAAGGTGGTACTGTTTACCTTGAGGCATGCAATATGTGTCATCCTTTTTATACTGGGAAACTTAGGATAAAACCTTTTTACCTTGAGCTGGTGGGAAGCGCAAAAGAGGGGTGA
- the truB gene encoding tRNA pseudouridine(55) synthase TruB — MIPSVLLVDKPKGLTSSKIVENLRKRFKVKAGHTGTLDPMATGLLILLLNEATRYAEFFIRLPKEYVAVAKLGEIRDTYDAEGKVLEKIQVNASCEDVKKVLKSFLGKISQLPPPYSAKRVEGRRAYDLARRGIKVNLKSVEVEVFKAELLECKIPQLKLLFCVSSGTYIRSLVNDIGLKLGCGAYVEELRRIKIGSFDVNMAIAYERLMSITDIYGVAIPIWEALNFLPAVRLDVRNAERIKKGLPVTLLSCSERRTFVRLFDDEKFIGVGVADGKWLKAYRLLPQT; from the coding sequence ATGATCCCTTCCGTACTTCTGGTGGATAAACCTAAAGGTTTGACTTCTTCTAAGATCGTAGAAAACTTGAGAAAAAGGTTTAAAGTCAAGGCTGGGCATACAGGTACTTTGGACCCAATGGCTACAGGACTCTTGATCCTTTTGCTGAACGAAGCTACACGGTACGCTGAGTTTTTCATCAGACTTCCCAAAGAGTATGTAGCTGTTGCAAAACTCGGCGAGATAAGGGACACTTACGATGCAGAGGGTAAGGTGCTTGAGAAAATACAGGTAAATGCATCCTGCGAAGATGTGAAGAAAGTTCTCAAGAGCTTTCTGGGAAAAATTTCCCAACTGCCACCACCTTACTCAGCGAAGAGGGTAGAAGGCAGAAGAGCCTATGATCTTGCAAGAAGAGGTATAAAAGTGAATCTAAAAAGTGTGGAAGTAGAAGTTTTTAAAGCTGAGCTGTTGGAGTGTAAAATACCCCAACTGAAACTCCTATTTTGCGTATCTTCGGGTACTTACATAAGAAGCTTAGTAAATGATATAGGTTTAAAACTTGGCTGTGGTGCTTATGTAGAGGAGTTGAGGAGAATAAAAATAGGATCTTTTGATGTCAATATGGCTATAGCATACGAAAGATTGATGAGTATTACCGATATATATGGGGTGGCGATACCTATCTGGGAAGCCCTCAATTTTTTACCTGCGGTAAGACTTGATGTTAGGAATGCGGAAAGGATAAAAAAGGGTTTACCCGTGACTCTACTTTCCTGCTCTGAAAGAAGAACCTTTGTAAGGCTCTTTGATGATGAAAAGTTTATCGGTGTAGGCGTGGCAGATGGTAAGTGGCTTAAAGCATACAGACTGCTTCCTCAAACTTGA
- the alaS gene encoding alanine--tRNA ligase: MFSTDEIRELFLSFFEQKGHTRVRSASLVPESDPTLLFVNAGMVPFKNVFLGIERRPYTRAVSCQKCLRVSGKHNDLESVGYTSRHHTFFEMLGNFSFGDYFKKEAIEYAWEFVTQRLKLPCEKLYITVFKDDEEAYSIWRDHIGIPEERIWKMGEEDNFWQMGETGPCGPSSEIHYDRGEGLEGGERYLEIWNLVFMQYSKNPDGTLTPLPKPNIDTGMGLERIASVLQGTKTNYEIDIIRPLITFGEELSGKAYGESFETDVALRVIADHLRAVTFAVSDGVLLSNVGRGYVIRRILRRALRYAYKLGIKEPFLYRGVDLVVRLMKKAYPELENSASFVKGILKAEEERFLNTFQNALPFVEEVLQEALREGRKFISGSQVFTLYDTYGFPLDMLEDIAREKGLSIDMEGFKEEMEIQRQKARKHFKVSSKEVKPVYQHLKDIGKTTQFVGYTQYEAKTRVTAILRNGELITELKEGQEGEIVLEKTPFYAERGGQVGDRGIIKGDDAYFVVEDTQSPVDGVVLHIGKLIKGSIKVSDEVNAIIDIERREDIKRNHTATHLLHSALRHLLGDHVRQAGSLVSNEYLRFDFTHYEALSWEELAKVEELVNDHIRKNYEVTTQETEYERAIKEGAIAIFEEKYSDRVRVITVGEVSKELCGGTHVNRTGDIGYFKIVSESSVGAGVRRIVAKTGRWAVEHAFLEHRTIQELSAKLGVKQDELHDAIERLERQIKEKEKELSRLKELFIRERIRKDLKEEEVNGVKIYWGVFEDTNAEDLRVMADIIRNSCQNCVVFFVSKREGKISTLLAISKSLTSKFSAKEMIKEVGMVIGGGGGGRDDLAQGGGTNTQAIDKAVERLKELIYINRFTEVKE; encoded by the coding sequence ATGTTTTCTACGGATGAGATCAGAGAGCTTTTTTTGAGCTTTTTTGAACAGAAGGGACACACAAGGGTAAGGAGTGCATCCTTGGTTCCTGAGTCCGATCCCACACTGCTCTTTGTAAATGCCGGTATGGTACCTTTCAAAAATGTATTCTTAGGTATAGAGAGGAGACCTTACACAAGGGCTGTTTCTTGTCAGAAGTGCCTTAGGGTTTCAGGCAAGCATAACGATCTTGAAAGTGTAGGTTACACATCAAGACATCACACATTTTTTGAAATGCTCGGTAATTTCTCTTTCGGTGATTACTTCAAAAAAGAAGCTATAGAATACGCTTGGGAATTTGTGACTCAAAGACTAAAACTTCCGTGTGAGAAACTCTACATAACAGTTTTTAAAGATGACGAAGAGGCATACAGCATATGGAGGGATCACATAGGTATCCCCGAAGAGCGCATATGGAAAATGGGAGAAGAGGATAACTTTTGGCAGATGGGAGAGACAGGTCCGTGCGGACCTTCTTCGGAGATACATTACGATAGAGGAGAGGGTCTTGAAGGAGGGGAAAGATACTTAGAAATATGGAATCTGGTGTTCATGCAGTATAGCAAAAATCCAGATGGGACTTTGACCCCTCTTCCCAAACCCAACATAGATACTGGTATGGGACTTGAACGTATAGCGAGTGTCCTTCAAGGTACCAAAACCAATTACGAGATAGACATCATAAGACCCCTTATAACTTTTGGTGAGGAACTTTCTGGAAAGGCTTACGGTGAAAGCTTTGAAACTGATGTTGCTTTAAGGGTCATAGCGGATCATCTGAGAGCTGTTACTTTTGCCGTATCCGACGGCGTTTTGCTTTCCAATGTAGGAAGGGGCTATGTGATAAGAAGAATACTGAGGAGAGCGCTAAGGTACGCTTACAAACTTGGCATAAAGGAGCCTTTCCTTTACAGAGGTGTTGATCTTGTTGTTCGGCTCATGAAGAAGGCATACCCGGAGCTTGAAAACAGCGCATCCTTTGTAAAGGGCATACTGAAAGCTGAGGAAGAGAGGTTTCTAAATACTTTTCAGAATGCCCTACCCTTTGTTGAAGAAGTACTTCAGGAAGCTCTCCGTGAAGGCAGAAAGTTTATAAGTGGTTCTCAAGTATTTACCCTTTACGACACGTATGGCTTTCCTTTGGACATGCTCGAAGACATAGCGCGGGAGAAGGGGCTTTCCATAGACATGGAAGGATTTAAAGAAGAGATGGAGATCCAAAGGCAAAAGGCAAGAAAACACTTTAAAGTATCTTCAAAGGAAGTAAAACCTGTCTATCAACACCTCAAAGATATAGGAAAGACTACCCAGTTTGTTGGGTATACCCAATACGAGGCAAAGACAAGAGTAACAGCCATTTTAAGAAACGGCGAGCTAATAACTGAGCTTAAAGAAGGGCAGGAAGGGGAGATAGTGCTTGAAAAAACACCCTTCTATGCTGAAAGAGGTGGGCAAGTAGGTGATAGAGGTATTATAAAAGGTGATGACGCCTACTTTGTGGTGGAAGACACCCAATCACCTGTAGATGGGGTTGTGTTACATATAGGAAAGCTCATAAAGGGCAGTATAAAGGTTTCGGATGAGGTAAATGCGATAATAGATATAGAGAGGAGAGAGGACATAAAGAGGAATCATACCGCAACACACCTTCTTCATTCAGCCCTGAGGCATCTTCTTGGTGATCATGTCAGACAGGCGGGATCTCTGGTAAGCAACGAATATCTGCGCTTTGATTTTACTCACTATGAGGCTTTAAGTTGGGAGGAGCTGGCTAAAGTGGAAGAGCTTGTAAATGATCACATACGCAAAAATTATGAAGTTACAACACAAGAAACGGAATACGAGCGCGCTATAAAAGAGGGAGCTATAGCCATATTTGAAGAAAAATACTCTGATAGGGTAAGGGTTATAACGGTAGGTGAAGTTTCAAAGGAACTTTGCGGTGGCACTCACGTCAATAGAACGGGAGATATAGGATACTTTAAAATCGTATCTGAATCTTCCGTGGGTGCAGGGGTAAGGAGGATAGTTGCAAAAACAGGGAGATGGGCTGTAGAGCATGCCTTTTTGGAACACAGAACGATCCAAGAACTTAGTGCAAAACTTGGAGTAAAACAGGATGAACTTCACGATGCGATAGAGAGGTTGGAAAGACAGATTAAAGAAAAAGAGAAAGAACTTTCAAGACTTAAAGAGCTTTTCATTAGAGAGAGGATAAGAAAGGACCTTAAGGAAGAGGAAGTGAACGGCGTAAAAATCTATTGGGGCGTATTTGAAGATACAAATGCGGAAGATCTGAGGGTTATGGCGGACATTATAAGAAATTCCTGCCAAAATTGTGTAGTATTCTTTGTGAGTAAGAGGGAAGGTAAAATATCAACCCTACTGGCAATTTCCAAAAGTTTGACATCCAAGTTTTCTGCAAAAGAGATGATAAAGGAAGTGGGTATGGTAATAGGAGGAGGAGGAGGAGGAAGGGACGATCTTGCTCAGGGGGGAGGCACAAATACGCAGGCTATAGATAAAGCGGTTGAAAGATTGAAGGAGTTGATATATATTAATAGGTTTACGGAGGTAAAGGAATGA
- a CDS encoding RNA polymerase sigma factor RpoD/SigA: MIPDTEQELINQYLKKVAKIPLLTPEEEKEIAKRAKEGDQEAFRKLVESNLRFVINIAKQYLGYGLPLSELIAAGNHGLIEAAKRFDPDRGVKFISYAVWWIRQAIMQALSQQTGAVRIPLKQAHVINRIGSIYSRLFRELEREPTPEEVAEEYSKEIISRELERELERKPTKEEIEERFKKEGFKISPEEVERCLQVCRIPLSLDAPVGENEDTFFVDFLSQHGTADVEERIITEVLEKEIGDMLDRLPEKERRVIELRFGLRGEEPRTLREIGDILNISRERVRQLETRALRKLRNMAMKRHLKDFLS; this comes from the coding sequence ATGATACCTGATACGGAACAGGAACTTATAAATCAGTACCTTAAGAAGGTTGCAAAGATACCCCTCTTGACACCCGAAGAAGAAAAGGAAATTGCAAAACGTGCAAAAGAAGGTGATCAGGAAGCATTCAGGAAGCTCGTGGAATCTAATCTAAGGTTCGTCATAAACATAGCTAAGCAGTACTTAGGTTACGGACTACCCCTTTCTGAGCTTATAGCAGCAGGAAATCATGGTCTCATTGAAGCTGCGAAGAGATTTGATCCTGACAGAGGCGTAAAATTCATATCCTATGCAGTCTGGTGGATAAGACAGGCTATTATGCAAGCACTCTCTCAACAGACAGGTGCTGTAAGAATACCCTTAAAGCAGGCACACGTAATAAACAGGATAGGTAGTATATACAGCAGGCTTTTCAGAGAGTTGGAGAGAGAACCTACTCCTGAAGAAGTTGCGGAGGAGTACTCAAAAGAGATTATATCCAGAGAGCTTGAAAGGGAACTTGAAAGAAAGCCTACCAAGGAGGAAATAGAGGAAAGGTTTAAAAAGGAGGGCTTTAAAATAAGTCCGGAGGAGGTAGAAAGGTGTCTTCAGGTATGTAGGATTCCGCTGTCTTTAGATGCACCAGTAGGTGAAAACGAAGACACTTTCTTCGTTGACTTTTTAAGTCAGCATGGAACTGCAGATGTTGAAGAGAGGATCATCACGGAGGTGCTTGAGAAGGAAATAGGTGACATGTTGGACAGATTACCCGAAAAGGAAAGGAGAGTTATAGAGCTTCGCTTTGGTCTACGGGGAGAAGAGCCAAGAACACTAAGGGAGATAGGGGACATACTCAACATTTCAAGAGAAAGGGTCAGGCAGTTGGAAACGAGAGCCTTGAGAAAGCTTAGAAACATGGCTATGAAAAGGCATCTAAAAGATTTTCTCAGCTGA